From a region of the Halanaerobium hydrogeniformans genome:
- a CDS encoding phospho-sugar mutase — translation MNYMSRYRDWLMSDYFDEETKEELEAIKEDEAEIEDRFYKNLEFGTGGMRGIMGAGTNRINKYIVRKATQGLANYIINYSEDGQDKGIVIAYDSRHNSPEFSLEAALVLAANGIKTYLFDGMRTTPELSFAVRELDAIGGIVITASHNPPEYNGYKLYWEDGGQVVPAQARDIIAEIEEIDDFSIVNIIDEDEALDQDLLEYIGSEIDEKYQDTVVDLLIDTDLAEEKGKDLSIVYTPLHGTGSTAVPQVLEKLGFTNLAVVEEQADGDSDFSTVKSPNPEERTAFELAFELGKEKNADLVLATDPDCDRLAPAVKDGDGNYQTLNGNELGVLFADYLLKSISESGELPDNGVIIKSIVSTDMVREIAADYDIEVLDVLTGFKFIGEKITEFEETGDKDFILGFEESLGYLVGKHARDKDAVVAAALAAIMTLKYKEEDKTLLQRLAELREQYGYYLEDLESIRLEGKEGQEVIEKTIASLREKSPEKIAGRKVLLAKDYKESKVVYIEEEREEELKLPQSNVLQYLLEGDAKLTIRPSGTEPKLKFYFAIKAADKEAAEAGIAEFKEKVMSEMDTVMKSV, via the coding sequence TTGAATTATATGTCCAGATATCGAGATTGGCTTATGAGTGATTATTTTGATGAAGAAACAAAAGAAGAACTTGAAGCCATCAAAGAGGATGAAGCAGAGATTGAGGATCGATTTTATAAAAATCTTGAATTTGGAACCGGTGGAATGAGAGGGATAATGGGTGCAGGCACAAATAGGATTAACAAATATATCGTTAGAAAAGCTACTCAGGGTTTAGCTAATTATATAATTAATTACAGTGAAGATGGTCAGGACAAAGGGATAGTAATCGCCTATGATTCCAGACATAATTCACCAGAATTTTCACTTGAGGCAGCACTTGTACTTGCTGCTAATGGGATAAAAACATATTTGTTTGATGGGATGAGAACAACACCTGAACTTTCTTTTGCGGTTAGAGAACTTGATGCTATCGGAGGAATAGTTATAACAGCAAGCCATAATCCTCCAGAATACAATGGTTACAAGCTTTACTGGGAAGATGGTGGTCAGGTTGTACCAGCTCAGGCAAGGGATATAATTGCCGAAATAGAAGAGATCGACGATTTTTCTATTGTTAACATAATTGATGAAGATGAAGCTCTTGATCAGGATTTATTGGAATACATCGGTAGTGAAATAGATGAAAAATATCAGGATACTGTGGTTGATCTTTTAATCGATACAGATCTAGCTGAGGAAAAAGGCAAAGATTTATCAATAGTCTATACTCCACTCCATGGAACAGGCAGCACAGCAGTTCCTCAGGTTTTAGAAAAGCTAGGTTTTACTAATCTGGCTGTGGTAGAAGAACAGGCAGATGGAGATTCAGACTTTTCAACAGTGAAAAGTCCAAATCCGGAAGAAAGAACAGCCTTTGAACTGGCTTTTGAGCTGGGCAAAGAAAAAAATGCCGATTTAGTTTTAGCAACTGATCCTGATTGTGACCGTCTGGCACCTGCTGTTAAAGACGGTGATGGTAACTACCAGACTTTAAATGGAAATGAACTCGGGGTATTATTTGCCGACTATTTACTTAAAAGTATTAGTGAAAGTGGAGAACTGCCAGATAATGGAGTTATTATCAAATCGATTGTTTCCACAGATATGGTAAGAGAAATCGCTGCAGATTATGATATAGAAGTACTAGATGTTTTAACAGGCTTTAAATTTATCGGGGAAAAGATCACAGAATTTGAAGAAACAGGAGATAAAGACTTTATTCTCGGCTTTGAAGAAAGTCTCGGCTATTTAGTTGGTAAACATGCTAGAGATAAGGATGCTGTTGTCGCAGCCGCTCTGGCAGCCATAATGACCTTAAAGTACAAAGAAGAAGATAAAACATTACTACAGAGACTGGCTGAACTGCGTGAACAGTATGGATATTATTTAGAAGATCTGGAATCTATCAGGTTAGAAGGTAAAGAGGGCCAGGAAGTTATAGAAAAAACGATTGCTTCTTTAAGAGAAAAGAGTCCGGAAAAAATTGCCGGTCGCAAAGTGCTGCTTGCTAAAGATTATAAGGAGTCTAAGGTAGTCTATATAGAAGAAGAGCGGGAAGAAGAATTAAAGCTTCCTCAATCTAATGTACTGCAGTATCTATTAGAAGGTGATGCTAAATTAACGATCAGACCTTCAGGTACAGAACCGAAACTTAAGTTCTACTTTGCAATTAAAGCAGCAGATAAAGAGGCTGCTGAGGCAGGCATAGCAGAGTTTAAAGAAAAAGTTATGTCAGAAATGGATACGGTTATGAAAAGTGTTTAA
- a CDS encoding outer membrane beta-barrel protein, with product MKKIVLGVLIVLMLIFSSTVMAESSGYFEARLGADFFGELELNYEGLNLPAVDVATDFSLIGEYKVPLEDSQWSLGAGITYQLNRDLETGFINLLYESSSSDTIDVDFSSTALYALLQYDLANEPIYLVGKLGYSIIDADISGITDTFNVEDVDVNGGLYYGVGLGYNIGRNYVIEGLYSVNKGDVNITISDTNDDIDLDLGYSKFTLSLGMKF from the coding sequence ATGAAAAAAATTGTTCTAGGAGTCTTAATTGTATTAATGTTAATCTTTAGTAGTACGGTCATGGCTGAAAGTTCAGGTTATTTTGAAGCAAGGTTAGGTGCAGATTTTTTTGGCGAATTAGAATTAAATTATGAAGGTTTAAATTTACCAGCTGTAGATGTAGCAACTGATTTTTCTTTAATTGGAGAATATAAGGTTCCTCTGGAGGATAGTCAGTGGAGCTTAGGTGCAGGCATTACATATCAACTAAATAGGGATTTAGAAACAGGTTTTATTAATTTGTTATATGAATCTTCTAGCTCTGATACGATCGATGTTGATTTTAGTTCTACTGCTTTATATGCTCTATTACAGTACGATCTTGCAAATGAACCAATTTATCTTGTCGGTAAATTGGGTTATAGTATTATAGATGCAGACATATCAGGTATTACTGATACATTTAATGTAGAAGATGTTGATGTAAATGGCGGCCTATATTATGGAGTGGGTTTAGGATATAATATTGGTCGAAACTATGTGATTGAAGGCTTGTATTCAGTTAATAAAGGTGATGTTAATATAACTATATCAGATACAAATGATGATATTGACTTAGATCTTGGATATTCTAAATTCACCTTGAGTCTTGGAATGAAGTTTTAA
- a CDS encoding cytochrome c biogenesis CcdA family protein, with protein sequence MRAFTMGVILALGWTPCIGPILSSILAAAATRTNLLEGAYLLLIYSIGLGIPFLLTAVFMDQLLPKYKKFNKYLPLVNKTAGVLLIIFGILLLTGYIEVINRMLL encoded by the coding sequence ATGCGGGCCTTTACAATGGGAGTCATTTTAGCCTTAGGCTGGACTCCCTGTATCGGCCCTATCTTAAGCTCTATCCTGGCAGCAGCTGCAACAAGGACAAATCTTCTTGAAGGTGCCTATCTACTTTTGATCTATTCAATCGGTTTAGGTATTCCCTTTTTGCTGACAGCAGTTTTCATGGATCAACTGCTGCCCAAATACAAAAAGTTCAACAAATACCTGCCTCTTGTCAATAAAACGGCTGGAGTCTTACTGATAATTTTTGGTATATTATTACTAACAGGCTATATCGAGGTTATCAATAGAATGTTACTTTAA
- a CDS encoding LPS-assembly protein LptD: MLKINNLNWQKLKYIVLTCCFLLLFSGAVSARYTLEADEIIFREADSLILFEGNASFRAEEYTIQADKLLLDTEARLLKGESNIIISSDKEELYGESLEYNYEEQSGSLYRAEGSLEEIYFSGARLEIIAASPFEGKLTEAEFTPCKREDPHYHFKAREIRINPDNTLSIYHIVPHVAGIPVFYLPYYSVTYDPEGEAGETLSDTIPFPQFGYEQGTGITVEMSYPYQISDSNSGKIYYYRAGDEEERREFSNVHRLTDNLNLINRYNYLYEYDSDADVIDEEEEEYTLSLEYSIPGFSVEGGYLRNLLVEDNRDRYYITSSYLHKSGVNTYFRQEYDSEELIKENYRLSYNRGPVPWNLRYVDGESYNYYPYLHLNLPRVLNFNPYLAFGRVENAGIELNKYRAGLNFSYNFDLTDSVRYHFRHNYRLDHYKSGFDQNYHYFNLRTGLSYRGNPAERLSVNSSLFYEEKLSSGSSPLPDDREDDERLLKPALSFELAGELPESAWAIDADGSYNLDTEEWDEINLRIRKKEDCFDFFIGYEFIDEALIFGLEL, translated from the coding sequence GTGTTGAAAATCAATAATTTAAATTGGCAAAAATTAAAATACATTGTTCTGACCTGCTGTTTTCTTTTGCTTTTCAGTGGAGCTGTTTCTGCCCGATATACTCTGGAGGCAGATGAAATAATATTTAGGGAAGCTGATTCGCTGATCCTTTTTGAGGGTAATGCTTCTTTTAGAGCTGAAGAATATACCATTCAGGCTGATAAGCTGCTTTTAGATACAGAGGCAAGGCTGCTTAAAGGTGAGTCGAATATCATAATCTCCTCTGATAAAGAAGAACTTTATGGGGAAAGTTTAGAGTATAATTATGAAGAACAGAGCGGAAGTCTTTACAGGGCAGAAGGAAGTTTAGAAGAAATCTATTTTTCCGGGGCCAGACTTGAGATAATAGCAGCCTCTCCCTTTGAAGGTAAGCTGACAGAAGCAGAGTTTACCCCCTGTAAACGTGAAGATCCCCATTATCATTTTAAGGCCAGGGAGATCAGGATCAATCCCGATAATACCCTTTCAATTTATCATATAGTACCTCATGTGGCTGGAATACCGGTCTTTTATCTCCCTTACTATTCAGTTACCTATGATCCTGAGGGAGAAGCAGGAGAAACTTTAAGTGATACCATTCCCTTTCCTCAATTTGGTTATGAACAGGGAACAGGAATAACTGTAGAGATGTCTTATCCCTATCAGATAAGTGACAGCAACAGTGGTAAGATCTATTATTACCGGGCTGGAGATGAAGAAGAAAGAAGGGAATTCAGCAATGTGCACCGCTTAACAGATAATTTAAATTTGATCAACCGTTATAACTATCTTTATGAATATGATAGTGATGCAGATGTGATCGATGAAGAGGAAGAAGAATATACTTTATCACTTGAGTACAGCATTCCGGGTTTTTCTGTAGAAGGTGGTTATTTAAGAAATCTACTGGTTGAAGATAACCGGGACCGTTACTATATTACTTCAAGTTATTTACATAAAAGTGGGGTCAATACATATTTTCGTCAGGAATATGACAGTGAAGAATTGATCAAAGAAAACTATCGTTTAAGCTATAATCGGGGACCGGTTCCCTGGAATCTGCGTTATGTAGATGGAGAAAGCTATAATTATTATCCCTACCTTCATCTCAATTTACCGCGAGTTTTAAATTTCAATCCCTATCTGGCCTTTGGTCGGGTGGAAAATGCCGGAATTGAATTAAATAAATATAGAGCCGGCTTAAACTTCAGCTATAACTTTGATCTGACAGATAGTGTGCGCTATCACTTCCGTCACAATTACCGCCTTGATCACTATAAGAGTGGTTTTGATCAAAATTATCATTACTTTAACCTGAGAACCGGTTTGAGCTATCGCGGTAATCCAGCTGAGCGTTTGAGTGTGAACAGCTCATTGTTTTATGAAGAAAAACTAAGTTCAGGCAGTTCACCTTTGCCTGATGATCGGGAAGATGATGAAAGGCTGCTTAAACCTGCTTTGAGTTTCGAACTAGCCGGAGAGCTGCCGGAATCAGCCTGGGCCATCGATGCTGACGGAAGCTATAATCTGGATACTGAAGAGTGGGATGAGATAAACTTAAGGATCCGTAAAAAAGAGGATTGTTTTGACTTTTTCATCGGATATGAATTTATCGATGAAGCCCTGATCTTTGGTTTAGAACTTTAA
- a CDS encoding leucine-rich repeat protein, with amino-acid sequence MLKNIYFLKKDNSAFTMIELLVVIAVLGILASIALPRMSGVIERAKFASDQAAARNLNSVTSVYRSSISSDPFSDQSNTNQSLLQILADNDYISDDFEPQSENIEFAWLFAEERWSLSFEDKFYVVSANDGLEIHNNGMLGAWSGNDHIYSGIGENIFIPFSINDTTLENIGRYAFYNVGLNNLEFEEGSQIKKIHTDAFHNNNLSTINLPDSIQEIDMRSFRNNNLTEIHLPASLNKIEQGAFEGNELNKITIDSSEVDIGEDAFGANTEQFKNAYADNGAGTYIWDGENWIKQ; translated from the coding sequence ATGCTAAAAAATATTTATTTTTTAAAAAAAGACAACTCTGCTTTCACAATGATTGAACTTTTAGTAGTTATAGCAGTTTTAGGTATTTTAGCTTCTATTGCTCTGCCAAGGATGTCAGGAGTAATCGAACGGGCAAAATTTGCTTCTGATCAAGCGGCAGCAAGAAATCTGAATAGTGTAACTTCAGTTTATAGGTCATCTATATCTTCAGATCCATTTAGCGATCAATCGAATACAAATCAATCTCTGCTGCAGATATTAGCAGATAATGATTATATTTCAGATGATTTTGAACCTCAAAGTGAAAATATTGAGTTTGCCTGGCTCTTTGCAGAAGAGAGATGGTCTTTGTCATTTGAAGATAAATTTTATGTTGTTTCTGCAAATGACGGCTTAGAAATTCATAATAATGGAATGTTAGGTGCTTGGAGTGGTAATGATCATATTTACTCTGGGATTGGGGAAAATATATTTATACCTTTTTCAATAAATGACACTACTTTAGAAAATATTGGGCGTTATGCTTTTTATAATGTCGGTTTAAATAATTTGGAATTTGAAGAGGGAAGCCAAATAAAAAAGATACACACTGATGCTTTTCATAATAATAATCTTTCAACTATTAATTTACCTGATTCAATACAAGAAATTGATATGAGATCTTTTAGAAATAATAATTTAACCGAAATCCATCTACCAGCGAGTTTAAATAAAATTGAACAAGGAGCATTTGAGGGTAATGAACTGAATAAAATAACTATAGATTCATCAGAAGTAGATATTGGAGAAGATGCTTTTGGAGCAAATACAGAACAATTCAAAAATGCTTATGCTGATAATGGTGCAGGAACTTACATTTGGGATGGGGAGAATTGGATAAAACAATAA
- a CDS encoding cytochrome c biogenesis CcdA family protein: MTADISFIAALTAGLLSFFSPCILPLIPSYLSYMLGDYAKAKEKENNFSAAIRAISFIAGFTVIFI; the protein is encoded by the coding sequence ATGACAGCAGATATTAGTTTTATTGCAGCACTGACTGCAGGGTTGCTTTCTTTTTTTTCACCATGTATCTTACCTCTGATCCCCAGTTATCTCTCATATATGCTGGGAGATTATGCTAAAGCTAAAGAAAAAGAAAATAATTTTTCTGCAGCAATCAGAGCTATCAGCTTTATAGCTGGCTTTACAGTTATTTTTATCTAA
- a CDS encoding S-layer homology domain-containing protein: MLKKLTLAVAIVLILALTMPALSLSLTDVPADHWAYSAIEELIESGIVEGYPDGEYKGQRTMNRYEMAIMVNRALDKIAAEQEELAEGLKMGQAEDTAAIVQSLLEKNLGQGLTYEQASEVADLVEALTAEFEEELAVIGADLDLISEDLAALQREVNALDLPEDNLEFSLDIATYFEAAAYDDDELERILAAFIWADEDVLDIDDINDIDELPSKKRFWQELDFVINAEIGDAAFKLEMDTLTNVFTQEKSAFDYQEEDQPDFKMDQALLTFDYREVQLRMGDFEDYNIARYFVDEEDLQGVELSTNQLDMDLKFLVAGYGDDSDFDVFAIEGRSETDYGVLTTKINQVRRDADTWNIELIDFYFDTIFVDFVVPAERLTNVSLAIDDYYFNDNLLFGGEYVYNEYKYGDESQDDYLLNFYADLFASDQLKLSAVYESVGDEFFAYQHDLEAALAYDLYKIGAAYDFNENSSVIGSYTLVKPGSIWDDWFGDDLTAEDKDKYEIVFENDMNGFNNSAKVEVVKNELFFDNFDERTVTLKTAYDWNEKTTLGAKFVNKNISWAGEVNDDGTLREIDLDLDYKYLEAFMEKALRENLSWNITGRYIMGDVEYTDSVGFEFIDGQTYNSFDLDTKSSMIKTGLIISF; the protein is encoded by the coding sequence GTGCTTAAAAAATTAACTTTAGCAGTAGCTATTGTTTTGATTTTAGCTTTAACCATGCCGGCTTTAAGTCTTTCTTTAACTGATGTGCCTGCAGATCACTGGGCATATTCAGCAATTGAAGAACTGATTGAGTCAGGGATAGTAGAAGGATATCCTGATGGAGAGTATAAGGGCCAGCGGACAATGAACCGCTATGAGATGGCTATTATGGTCAATAGAGCTTTAGATAAGATAGCTGCTGAACAGGAAGAACTTGCTGAAGGTTTGAAAATGGGACAGGCAGAAGATACAGCTGCCATAGTTCAATCTTTATTGGAAAAGAATTTAGGCCAGGGACTTACATATGAACAGGCTTCTGAAGTTGCAGATCTGGTAGAAGCGCTGACTGCTGAGTTTGAAGAAGAACTTGCAGTTATAGGAGCGGATTTGGATCTTATCTCTGAGGATTTAGCAGCCCTGCAGAGGGAAGTAAATGCTTTAGATCTACCAGAGGATAACTTGGAATTTTCTCTGGATATAGCTACATATTTTGAAGCTGCAGCTTATGATGATGATGAATTAGAGAGAATATTGGCTGCTTTTATCTGGGCTGACGAAGATGTTTTAGATATCGATGATATTAATGACATTGATGAATTACCATCTAAAAAGAGATTCTGGCAGGAGCTGGATTTTGTAATCAATGCTGAAATTGGTGATGCAGCCTTTAAACTGGAAATGGATACTTTAACAAATGTATTTACTCAAGAAAAAAGCGCATTTGATTATCAGGAAGAAGATCAGCCTGACTTTAAAATGGATCAAGCTCTTTTAACTTTTGATTACAGAGAAGTACAGTTAAGAATGGGAGATTTTGAAGACTATAATATAGCTCGTTATTTTGTAGATGAAGAAGATCTTCAGGGTGTAGAATTAAGCACCAACCAGCTTGATATGGATCTCAAATTTCTGGTAGCAGGTTATGGTGATGACTCTGACTTTGATGTCTTTGCTATTGAAGGTAGAAGTGAAACTGATTATGGAGTGCTAACAACTAAAATTAATCAGGTTCGTAGAGATGCTGATACCTGGAATATAGAATTAATAGATTTCTATTTTGATACTATATTTGTTGATTTTGTGGTACCTGCTGAAAGACTGACTAATGTTTCTTTAGCCATCGATGATTATTACTTTAACGATAATCTGCTCTTTGGTGGAGAATATGTTTATAATGAATATAAATATGGTGATGAAAGTCAGGATGACTATTTACTTAACTTTTATGCAGATCTTTTTGCTTCTGATCAGTTAAAATTAAGTGCAGTATATGAAAGTGTTGGTGATGAGTTTTTTGCCTATCAGCATGATTTAGAAGCTGCCTTAGCTTATGATCTTTATAAAATTGGAGCTGCCTATGATTTCAATGAAAATAGCTCTGTAATAGGTAGCTATACTCTGGTTAAACCGGGTAGCATCTGGGATGATTGGTTTGGTGATGATTTAACTGCTGAAGATAAAGATAAATATGAGATAGTATTTGAAAATGATATGAATGGATTCAATAATTCAGCTAAAGTGGAAGTTGTTAAAAATGAGTTGTTTTTTGACAATTTTGACGAGAGAACAGTTACCTTAAAAACTGCTTATGACTGGAATGAAAAAACTACCTTGGGAGCTAAGTTTGTAAATAAAAACATTTCCTGGGCTGGAGAAGTTAATGATGATGGGACTCTCAGAGAAATTGACCTGGATTTGGACTATAAATACTTAGAGGCATTTATGGAAAAGGCTTTAAGAGAGAACCTGAGCTGGAATATTACCGGTCGCTATATTATGGGTGACGTAGAATATACTGATTCTGTAGGCTTTGAGTTCATTGATGGTCAGACATACAATAGTTTTGATCTTGATACAAAATCTTCGATGATCAAAACAGGCTTAATAATCAGCTTCTAG
- a CDS encoding RNA-guided endonuclease InsQ/TnpB family protein — protein sequence MRLSFKFNPKLSHKQLVIINELAWHCSKLYNIVNYQIKNNKDVKAVYTELETRYKNNWHNDYLHSHNRQQALKQLAQDWKSFFNSLKDYKKNPQKYKGQPGSPNFKHMNSNPCEIIFTNLAVRIKDNKLLLSLSKKIQSKYNVKSLNFELPEAVQSIIDLDAVQQIKIKQDRISKRWYLLIIYKTEEIKENNNPNIMAVDLGLDNLATLTFKNNSECYIINGKTIKSKNSYFNKEIARLQSIRMRQLATSKIRDTKRIKYLRLKRRNYISNYLHKASCKIVDLAIENQVETIVIGDIKNIKQCSKLKSFVQIPIQRLKKLIEYKAKLKGIKVVEIDESYTSGCSSVDLEKINKSNYDKSRRITRGLFKTNEGLLINADQNGSFNILRKYHKDKCILRPIKEARDNGFVDNPSRLRVS from the coding sequence ATGCGATTATCATTTAAATTCAACCCTAAATTAAGCCATAAGCAATTAGTAATAATTAATGAATTAGCCTGGCATTGCTCTAAATTATATAATATAGTCAATTATCAGATTAAAAATAATAAAGATGTAAAAGCTGTCTATACTGAATTAGAAACTAGATATAAAAATAACTGGCATAATGACTACCTTCACTCCCATAACAGACAGCAGGCATTAAAGCAGTTAGCTCAGGACTGGAAAAGTTTTTTTAATTCTCTCAAAGATTATAAAAAGAATCCTCAAAAATATAAGGGGCAGCCAGGGTCACCTAATTTTAAACATATGAACAGTAATCCCTGTGAAATAATTTTTACCAATTTAGCTGTTAGAATTAAAGATAACAAATTACTCTTATCCTTATCTAAAAAGATACAATCTAAATATAATGTGAAAAGCCTTAATTTTGAGCTGCCTGAAGCAGTTCAAAGCATTATAGATTTAGATGCTGTCCAGCAGATAAAGATTAAGCAGGACCGTATTTCTAAAAGATGGTATCTACTAATCATCTATAAGACCGAGGAAATAAAAGAAAATAATAACCCTAACATAATGGCAGTAGATCTAGGTCTTGATAATTTGGCTACTTTAACATTTAAAAACAATTCTGAGTGTTATATTATCAATGGTAAAACTATTAAATCCAAAAATTCTTATTTTAATAAAGAAATTGCCAGACTACAAAGCATTAGAATGAGGCAGTTAGCTACCAGTAAAATTAGAGATACTAAACGAATAAAATATCTGAGATTAAAGAGAAGAAATTATATTAGCAATTATCTCCATAAAGCTAGTTGCAAAATAGTTGATTTAGCAATTGAAAATCAAGTAGAAACTATTGTAATCGGAGATATAAAAAATATTAAACAATGCAGCAAGCTTAAATCTTTTGTCCAAATACCGATCCAGAGATTAAAAAAATTAATTGAATACAAAGCTAAACTAAAAGGTATCAAAGTTGTTGAAATTGATGAAAGCTATACTTCTGGATGTAGTTCAGTAGATCTGGAAAAAATAAATAAAAGTAACTATGATAAATCCAGAAGAATTACTAGAGGTCTCTTTAAAACTAACGAGGGCCTATTAATTAATGCTGATCAGAATGGTAGCTTTAATATACTTCGTAAATATCATAAGGATAAATGTATTCTCAGACCCATCAAAGAGGCGAGAGATAATGGATTTGTGGACAATCCTTCAAGATTAAGGGTATCCTAA
- a CDS encoding leucine-rich repeat protein, with protein sequence MRKLNNTKGFTLIELIVVIAILGILAAIAVPRFSGVIKRAHISADQTKVRALNSVTSVARMALLSEDPFIDNNETDQQLIAFLQGRGYLDDGPIEPQTRDAEFKWSFDDEKWYLMIGDSLTHYLLTTDDYESSEDNVTTLFSLNNIEHIGKYIQIPEGIKAIHGGSDDAAFWQKGLESVILPDSLEEIRAHTFQGNNLKEILIPNNVQNIGNNSFYNNPITKVTISGDQVNIEDRAFGTGWSEAKEQTDAFREAYSEGGAGTYEWTGDKWIKTR encoded by the coding sequence ATGCGAAAGCTTAATAACACAAAAGGATTTACTCTAATAGAATTAATTGTTGTAATAGCTATACTTGGTATACTTGCAGCTATTGCAGTACCTAGGTTTTCTGGTGTTATTAAGCGTGCCCACATTTCTGCTGATCAAACTAAGGTAAGGGCATTGAACAGTGTGACTTCGGTAGCTAGAATGGCACTGCTTTCAGAGGACCCCTTTATTGATAATAATGAAACAGATCAGCAATTAATTGCTTTTTTACAGGGGAGGGGCTACTTAGATGATGGGCCGATTGAGCCTCAGACTAGAGATGCAGAATTTAAATGGTCCTTTGATGATGAGAAGTGGTATCTTATGATAGGGGATTCTTTAACACATTATTTGCTCACTACAGATGACTATGAATCTTCAGAGGATAATGTTACTACTCTATTTTCATTAAATAATATAGAGCATATCGGAAAGTATATTCAGATCCCAGAAGGAATAAAAGCCATTCACGGTGGAAGTGATGACGCAGCTTTTTGGCAAAAAGGCCTTGAATCTGTTATTCTACCTGATTCATTGGAAGAAATTCGCGCCCATACATTTCAGGGAAACAACTTAAAAGAAATTTTGATACCTAATAATGTGCAAAACATTGGAAACAATTCCTTTTATAATAATCCGATAACAAAAGTTACTATAAGTGGTGATCAGGTGAATATAGAAGACCGAGCTTTTGGAACAGGGTGGTCAGAGGCAAAAGAACAAACAGATGCTTTTAGAGAGGCTTATTCAGAAGGTGGTGCTGGTACTTATGAATGGACCGGTGATAAGTGGATTAAGACTAGGTAA